A stretch of the Theileria equi strain WA chromosome 1, complete sequence genome encodes the following:
- a CDS encoding eukaryotic translation initiation factor 3 subunit, putative (encoded by transcript BEWA_020140A), translated as MSGEVESDIAAEARFKSESLLDSPATQFQVSTLEALIDFLNIQLSDANVYSLNNNVGILKIYSLYPRVTDTLVIQKILIKCLMQLPAPDFTVCLAQVPLHVQSHEHVHKISNLHSLLQSCLFRSFWDNAKAQLDSKPDMTILDVPGLRDSVRRFILDILPLVYQQISVPEMRMLLDFDSNSEEFESLLSFCGWNLDQSYDRNNNEAGSCYSVSRDDVSKFQKGSSQPKVLEKYLRPEAMHYYLSTLHN; from the coding sequence ATGAGTGGTGAAGTAGAATCTGATATCGCAGCTGAGGCCAGATTTAAGTCGGAATCACTCCTAGACTCACCTGCTACTCAGTTCCAGGTTTCTACACTAGAGGCTCTCATAGACTTCCTTAACATTCAACTATCTGATGCAAATGTTTACAGTCTAAACAACAACGTAGGAATACTCAAGATATACTCACTCTACCCGAGGGTTACTGATACACTCGTAATACAAAAGATTTTAATCAAATGTCTTATGCAGTTACCTGCTCCAGACTTTACTGTTTGCTTGGCTCAGGTGCCTCTTCATGTACAAAGTCATGAACATGTTCACAAAATCTCGAACCTACATTCTCTGCTGCAAAGCTGTCTCTTTCGCAGTTTTTGGGATAATGCAAAGGCTCAATTAGACTCTAAGCCTGACATGACGATTTTGGACGTTCCTGGGCTTCGTGACTCTGTTAGAAGATTTATTCTCGATATATTGCCGTTAGTGTATCAGCAAATTTCAGTTCCAGAAATGCGCATGTTGCTTGATTTCGACTCCAACTCTGAGGAATTTGAAAGTCTTTTATCATTCTGCGGATGGAACTTGGATCAATCTTACGATAGGAACAATAATGAAGCGGGATCTTGCTATTCTGTGTCTCGCGATGATGTCTCTAAATTTCAAAAGGGTTCTTCCCAACCAAAGGTTTTAGAAAAATACCTTCGCCCAGAAGCCATGCACTATTATCTGTCAACTTTACATAATTAG
- a CDS encoding beta adaptin, hypothetical (encoded by transcript BEWA_020150A) has product MDSKYFKGNRRSELQELREELQNAEKDKQKDAIKKIIGAMTTGKDVSSLFPDVVNCIQTNNIELKKLVYLYVINYAKVQPELAILAVNTFCKDAKDRNPLIRALAIRTMGYIRLTAITEYLVEPLKRCQTDPDPYVRKTAAVCIAKLYGICPSLVVEEGFLDMLRDMLSDQNPMVVANAVSTLVEISELSDDNMFERMLQNDASCLNRLLNVLNECIEWGQVYILDALVYYNPRDSADAKRVVEAVCPRFSHINSAVVMSAIKVVLKMMNKITDKEYLRLLNTKLSAPLVTLSSLEPEIQYVALRSILVVISKYPRLLEDHVRSFFCKCTDPLYVNIEKLDIMVKLATSTNYNIILNELREYATDVDLEFVKRAIKAISSLCIRLELALDACVNAITELLRLKINHVTEECTVALRDILRGYPHVFSNELFLLCADVDYIHDAEAKAALVWIVGQYASKIDDASEYISNLAETFHEEPHPVQLSLLTAAMKVNLSCGGSDLVSHVIRKCGVDSSNPDVRDRAYMYLRLLEAGDKVASKVVLSALPRIGDSSLDKATLDDLLENLGRVSAIYHLPSWAVAFRDVVTTGQTKAVTHVRESSDEESSHGEYFGKEKRSDKTPEEDEDEDLFQTSGLAGYICKSQIVLHSSQRGANGQIGLEISAFLYREEERISLEMKLTNKTSAMFVLQAIQFNKNSFGLSPASPLSSPLNIAPGKGNECHIPLRPNQIPSNSAPENPIILQVAIKTNLDVFYFALNLDLPIVFAHDVKISKSDFESIWHRLGPKAIKVTPRKRSSLIRTLEQLSMYYVGTNVCQSDEYSSSGDSLFFYAQTTNSLALLAQISGDSAVLKAESASLIPLFARSLESVLK; this is encoded by the exons atggATAGCAAATATTTCAAGGGTAATCGCCGTTCCGAGCTCCAGGAACTGCGTGAAGAGCTACAAAATGCCGAAAAAGACAAGCAAAAGGACGCAATAAAGAAGATTATAGGTGCAATGACCACAGGAAAGGATGTTTCTAGCCTGTTTCCAGACGTCGTAAACTGCATCCAAACTAATAACATAGAATTGAAAAAGCTAGTCTACCTATATGTCATAAATTATGCTAAAGTACAACCAGAACTTGCAATATTGGCAGTAAACACATTTTGCAAGGACGCAAAGGACCGTAATCCTCTCATAAg GGCATTGGCCATTAGAACAATGGGTTACATTAGGCTTACGGCTATAACAGAATATCTGGTTGAACCTCTAAAACGGTGTCAAACGGACCCTGATCCATATGTACGAAAAACGGCTGCTGTTTGTATTGCTAAGCTTTATG GAATATGTCCTTCGTTGGTTGTAGAGGAGGGGTTTTTGGACATGTTGAGGGATATGTTATCCGACCAAAATCCAATGGTGGTTGCAAACGCTGTGTCCACACTTGTTGAAATTTCGGAACTATCAGATGACAATATGTTTGAGCGAATGTTGCAAAATGATGCATCGTGCTTGAACCGTCTATTGAATGTATTAAATGAGTGTATAGAATGGGGACAGgtttatattttggatGCGTTGGTATATTATAATCCAAGAGATTCCGCTGATGCAAAAAGGGTTGTGGAAGCTGTTTGCCCACGTTTTTCTCACATAAACTCTGCAGTTGTAATGTCTGCCATTAAGGTTGttctaaagatgatgaacaaGATCACAGACAAGGAATACCTTAGGTTATTGAATACAAAGTTGTCTGCACCCCTCGTCACGCTATCATCACTAGAGCCGGAAATTCAGTATGTAGCTTTACGTTCCATTTTGGTTGTAATTTCAAAGTATCCCAGATTGTTGGAGGATCACGTACGTTCCTTTTTTTGCAAGTGTACAGATCCTCTGTATGTTAATATTGAGAAGCTGGATATTATGGTAAAGCTTGCTACGAGCACAAATTACAATATTATACTCAATGAATTAAGAGAATATGCAACAGATGTAGATTTGGAATTTGTAAAGCGTGCAATAAAGGCTATAAGTTCTCTCTGCATCAGGCTTGAATTGGCGTTGGACGCTTGTGTTAATGCCATTACTGAGCTTTTGCGATTGAAAATTAACCATGTAACAGAGGAATGTACAGTAGCTTTGAGGGATATTCTTAGAGGCTATCCACATGTATTCTCTAATGaacttttccttctttgtGCGGACGTTGATTATATTCATGACGCAGAAGCAAAGGCAGCGTTAGTATGGATTGTTGGCCAATATGCATCGAAAATTGATGATGCATCAGAATACATATCTAATCTTGCTGAAACGTTTCATGAGGAACCACATCCAGTTCAGCTCAGTCTTCTTACTGCAGCAATGAAGGTTAATTTGAGTTGTGGTGGTAGTGATTTGGTATCGCATGTTATCCGCAAATGTGGCGTTGATAGCAGTAACCCTGATGTGAGGGATAGAGCCTACATGTACTTGAGGCTTTTGGAGGCTGGTGACAAAGTTGCATCAAAAGTCGTTTTGTCAGCGCTTCCGCGCATAGGAGATTCTTCACTGGATAAAGCTACTCTGGATGATCTCTTGGAAAATTTAGGTCGCGTGTCTGCGATTTaccatttaccatcttgGGCTGTTGCATTTAGAGACGTAGTTACAACAGGCCAAACCAAGGCAGTAACACATGTACGCGAGTCGAGCGATGAAGAATCATCACATGGAGagtattttggaaaagaaaAACGTTCTGATAAAACTcctgaggaagatgaagacGAAGATTTGTTCCAAACTTCTGGATTGGCAGGATACATTTGCAAGAGTCAAATTGTGTTACACTCATCTCAGAGAGGGGCAAACGGCCAAATTGGTCTTGAAATATCAGCATTTTTATATCGTGAGGAGGAACGCATTTCACTCGAAATGAAGCTCACCAACAAAACATCAGCGATGTTTGTCCTTCAGGCCATACAATTTAATAAGAATTCTTTTGGGCTATCCCCTGCTTCTCCACTCAGCTCACCACTGAATATTGCACCGGGAAAGGGCAACGAATGCCATATTCCCCTAAGACCGAACCAGATACCGTCTAATAGCGCACCAGAAAACCCTATAATTCTCCAGGTTGCCATAAAAACGAACCTTGATGTATTTTATTTTGCTCTGAATTTGGACCTGCCAATTGTATTTGCGCACGATGTAAAGATAAGTAAAAGTGATTTTGAGTCTATATGGCATAGGTTAGGTCCAAAAGCAATAAAAGTAACTCCAAGAAAACGTAGTAGTTTAATAAGGACACTCGAACAGCTTAGCATGTACTACGTTGGAACCAATGTTTGCCAGTCCGATGAATATAGTAGCTCGGGAGACTCACTCTTTTTCTATGCACAAACCACCAATTCACTCGCTTTGTTGGCACAGATATCTGGAGATAGTGCTGTTTTAAAGGCCGAATCCGCCTCTTTGATACCACTTTTTGCACGCTCACTGGAAAGTGTGCTCAAATAA
- a CDS encoding 60S ribosomal protein L30, putative (encoded by transcript BEWA_020160A) has protein sequence MAKKSKAKLVENVNHRLQLVMKSGKVCLGFKSTKATLRNGKALLVILSNNCPPLRRSEIEYYAMLAKCGVHHYTGDNNDLGTACGKYFRVGCMAILDAGDSDIVRSVE, from the exons ATGGCCAAAAAGTCCAAGGCAAAGTTGGTTGAGAACGTTAACCACAGACTCCAGCTAGTTATGAAATCTGGAAAGGTCTGCTTGGGATTTAAGTCTACTAAGGCCACCCTCAGAAACGGAAAGG CCTTGTTGGTTATTTTGAGCAACAACTGCCCTCCTCTTCGTCGTTCTGAGATCGAGTACTACGCTATGCTTGCCAAGTGTGGAGTCCATCACTATACCGGTGATAACAATGACCTTGGCACAGCCTGCGGTAAATACTTTAGAGTTGGATGCATGGCTATATTGGATGCTGGTGATTCCGATATTGTCCGCAGCGTCGAGTAA
- a CDS encoding hypothetical protein (encoded by transcript BEWA_020170A): protein MYVQQPHEFWYAPNVDQRSKRRWNMQSKDTKSPDSGTFTFGKVDGYNKFAGTAPPNPRLKLSENCQVLQKGNIIHEKNKIVKILGPYKKLLDDGHLDGMSRVQQNHTISTPESDIDSEATIDTQSESFSPTHSRGNEIKNPAISRMREIETMKLKAKQLRKALFIANDYVKTLENRAEKVEPSIIIPRGKIELEKSHEKRRMRHDETFWELSMKELCAGLGALGLAACKIISFTGKSILYTCNVVSDKFDKTNVSSKSSGKGYTCKNSDDIMIYRQSGGEYTNGSNEIKQSIECKPSNKQKLRKYNRITRKHNGHLDPQEFVNAYIQDTVGHDEIESMSDENLCNLQIEYGSEFDNFIHDSSSLEHSSEYDSSSRLQDYKELYHQFPRQQDVKQNYMRHNVDIGNIDIHANKILEQKETTCGGLSTGNINKQCGTTGKMTPPILNATRPGVSGYGTQDPPIPTPIGPTGEDIHSMENNTGNSNKLATVQNSRSYSENDKIGVFLNTPTTIVDKAAAESIVKHTNQVTSDTGSLESQWETEKSGSEANTFHCDGNKIPGEKDAEPEECENDKSEENNDTAKKEKKKISFFGKGWTNRRKTKN, encoded by the coding sequence ATGTATGTACAGCAACCACACGAATTTTGGTACGCTCCTAATGTTGACCAAAGGAGTAAAAGGAGGTGGAATATGCAATCAAAAGATACTAAATCGCCAGATTCAGGAACCTTTACATTTGGTAAGGTAGATGGGTATAACAAGTTTGCTGGAACAGCGCCTCCAAATCCCCGGTTGAAATTATCAGAAAATTGTCAAGTTTTACAAAAGGGAAATATAATCCACgagaaaaataaaatagTAAAGATTTTAGGTCCATATAAGAAACTGTTAGACGATGGTCATTTAGATGGGATGAGTCGCGTACAACAAAATCATACTATTTCCACACCAGAATCTGATATTGATAGTGAAGCAACAATAGATACACAATCCGAATCTTTTAGTCCTACTCACAGTAGGGGAAATGAAATAAAAAACCCTGCTATCTCTCGAATGAGGGAAATAGAAACCATGAAGTTAAAAGCAAAACAGCTGAGAAAGGCACTGTTCATCGCAAATGACTATGTTAAAACATTAGAGAATAGGGCAGAAAAGGTGGAGCCGTCTATTATAATTCCAAGGGGTAAGATTGAATTGGAAAAATCACATGAAAAGAGGAGAATGAGACATGACGAAACATTTTGGGAATTATCTATGAAGGAGTTATGCGCAGGTCTGGGTGCATTAGGTTTAGCGGCTTGCAAAATTATCAGTTTTACTGGGAAAAGCATCCTTTATACTTGTAATGTAGTTTCAGATAAATTTGACAAGACTAACGTCTCCTCTAAAAGTAGCGGCAAAGGATACACTTGTAAAAATTCCGATGATATAATGATTTACAGACAAAGTGGAGGAGAGTATACAAATGGGTCAAATGAAATAAAACAATCTATTGAATGTAAGCCATCAAACAAACAAAAGCTGCGCAAGTATAATCGCATTACCAGAAAACATAACGGGCACTTGGATCCTCAAGAGTTTGTTAATGCCTATATACAAGACACTGTTGGTCACGATGAGATAGAATCTATGAGTGATGAGAATCTTTGTAATTTACAAATTGAATATGGTAGCGAGTTTGATAATTTTATTCACGATAGTAGTTCTCTAGAGCACTCTAGTGAATACGATTCCAGCTCACGTTTGCAAGATTACAAAGAGCTGTATCACCAGTTTCCTAGACAGCAGGATGTTAAGCAAAACTACATGAGACACAATGTTGACATTGGAAACATCGATATACATGCTAATAAAATACTCGAGCAGAAAGAAACCACATGCGGTGGATTATCCACTGGcaatataaacaaacaatGTGGTACAACCGGGAAAATGACACCACCTATTCTAAATGCAACAAGACCTGGTGTATCAGGATATGGGACGCAAGATCCTCCCATACCAACACCTATAGGACCAACCGGAGAAGATATCCACAGTATGGAAAATAATACAGGAAATAGCAACAAACTGGCTACTGTGCAAAACAGCAGATCATATTCTGAGAATGATAAGATTGGAGTTTTTCTAAACACACCCACGACAATCGTAGACAAGGCAGCGGCGGAATCAATAGTAAAGCACACGAACCAGGTTACGAGTGATACTGGATCCTTGGAATCGCAATGGGAAACCGAGAAATCCGGATCCGAGGCAAACACATTTCATTGTGATGGCAATAAAATACCAGGTGAAAAGGATGCTGAACCAGAAGAGTGTGAAAATGACAAGTCGGAGGAAAACAATGACACTGCgaaaaaggaaaagaaaaagatATCTTTCTTTGGTAAAGGCTGGACAAATAGAAGAAAAACAAAGAACTAA
- a CDS encoding eukaryotic translation initiation factor 3, putative (encoded by transcript BEWA_020180A), which yields MEFIGNKGSRNLSTRSIGHQPSESANLKNVSQKKQAYVEIDSLVLIKALKHCKDNYPVPVNGQLLGLDVGDKLEVTNCFPYPQKRDIYNALSRDKSTNNLAENEIEEKADEEFVKYQEKMTDLVHDIRVDCFAIGWYQTINFGDLQSKEAIDNLVIYQEVVDKAIMLGFDPVTNTGEVSFKAYRASDQLLSIYHSAEGDVQKFNALKGTEILEEVPIVIKNSILSEVFLSQYFLDCPVQNTYIFDVLDADHNNYLEKNLEFLSQSLEALCDNQEKFIRYQRDYTKLVQQQKQLLERRRLENEQCKLKGEPLLPMPELDTNLLKKIDAPSQLSTIIMSNECTTHTKDVNSLCFDNIAKMYLIYHRLNSKQAQK from the coding sequence ATGGAGTTCATTGGGAATAAAGGTTCACGCAACCTCTCAACGAGATCAATTGGCCATCAGCCTTCTGAGTCTGCCAACCTCAAAAATGTGTCTCAAAAGAAGCAGGCGTACGTTGAAATTGACAGCTTAGTCTTGATAAAGGCACTAAAACACTGTAAAGATAACTATCCCGTCCCAGTAAATGGCCAATTGCTTGGTTTGGATGTTGGAGATAAATTAGAGGTCACAAACTGCTTTCCGTACCCCCAAAAGCGCGATATTTACAATGCTTTAAGTAGGGATAAGTCAACTAACAACTTGGCTGAGAATGAGATTGAGGAAAAGGCTGACGAAGAATTCGTTAAATATCAGGAGAAGATGACGGACCTGGTCCACGATATCCGCGTGGATTGTTTTGCAATAGGATGGTATCAGACCATAAATTTTGGCGATTTGCAGTCGAAGGAAGCAATTGACAATTTGGTAATTTATCAGGAGGTTGTTGACAAGGCCATCATGTTAGGCTTTGATCCAGTGACAAACACTGGAGAAGTATCATTTAAAGCATACAGAGCTTCAGATCAGCTCTTATCTATATATCATAGTGCAGAAGGTGATGTACAGAAGTTTAATGCATTGAAGGGAACTGAAATATTGGAAGAAGTTCCAATCGTAATAAAAAACTCCATCTTGTCTGAAGTGTTTTTATCACAGTACTTTTTGGACTGTCCCGTGCAAAACACGTATATTTTTGATGTCCTTGACGCAGATCATAATAACTATCTCGAAAAGAACTTGGAATTTTTGTCTCAGTCACTAGAGGCACTATGTGATAACCAGGAAAAATTTATCAGATACCAGAGGGATTACACAAAACTGGTTCAACAGCAGAAGCAACTTTTGGAAAGGAGAAGGCTAGAGAACGAGCAGTGCAAGCTTAAGGGTGAACCACTGTTACCCATGCCTGAATTAGATACTAATTTACTCAAGAAAATCGATGCTCCATCGCAATTGTCCACAATAATCATGAGTAACGAGTGTACTACTCACACCAAGGATGTTAATTCTCTTTGTTTCGATAATATTGCCAAGATGTACCTGATTTATCACAGATTAAACTCCAAACAGGcacaaaaataa
- a CDS encoding hypothetical protein (encoded by transcript BEWA_020190A) yields MSKLFRVTDVTDNDSGYEDIACDPYDLSDDYSPKFNPSALQMPNFDFDSLQASPTLDYLSKNDYNRISDVDLKRFSDEHFHNSYMQFSMHNKSAFFLLQSELFLSTRNYKEALSAALVSESLIGETLAIKAIKMICMYQLNDDKRFKDLKEEILASSLEGLSDTLRQHTIGTIQVASLVPEFLSCLESMKSKQTC; encoded by the exons ATGTCAAAGTTGTTTCGTGTTACAGATGTAACCGACAATGATTCCGGTTACGAAGATATA GCCTGCGACCCTTACGATTTGTCCGATGATTACTCCCCTAAATTTAACCCTAGCGCATTGCAGATGCCTAATTTTGACTTTGACTCTTTGCAAGCTAGTCCTACCTTGGATTACCTCTCCAAGAATG ATTATAATAGAATATCCGATGTAGACCTGAAAAGGTTTTCAGATGAGCATTTTCACAATTCCTATATGCAATTCAGCATGCACAACAAGTCTGCATTCTTTTTGCTTCAA TCTGAATTGTTTCTAAGCACCAGGAATTATAAGGAAGCACTCTCTGCTGCCTTGGTTTCCGAATCTTTGATCGGAGAGACGTTGGCTATAAAGGCCATCAAAATGATTTGCATGTATCAACTGAACGACGACAAGAGGTTCAAAGACTTAAAGGAGGAGATTTTAGCCTCTAGTTTAGAGGGCTTATCGGACACATTAAGACAACACACAATTGGCACAATCCAAGTCGCAAGCTTGGTCCCAGAGTTTCTTAGCTGTCTAGAATCAATGAAGTCTAAGCAAACTTGTTAA